The Raphanus sativus cultivar WK10039 chromosome 2, ASM80110v3, whole genome shotgun sequence genome includes a region encoding these proteins:
- the LOC108843071 gene encoding uncharacterized protein LOC108843071, whose product MEDANFPVRHRKFSLERKGNKTEVVICSYEDHILVIATQIGAMGTILHARKEEGMSVEPTFSVSVIFGKRDEPMLIATARRLIDHISSFVPSKPLVLSLGLKDHSPETLKEIVAAVIENRLW is encoded by the exons ATGGAAGACGCTAATTTTCCTGTGCGCCATAGAAAGTTTTCATTAGAAAGAAAG GGAAACAAGACAGAGGTTGTGATATGCAGCTATGAAGACCATATCCTT GTCATAGCAACACAGATTGGAGCCATGGGAACTATACTGCACGCTAG GAAGGAAGAAGGGATGTCTGTTGAACCGACATTCAGTGTCTCAGTGATATTCGGAAAGCGTGATGAG CCAATGCTGATAGCAACTGCTCGAAGACTCATTGACCACATAAG TTCTTTTGTTCCCTCGAAGCCTCTGGTTCTCTCACTTGGTCTCAAAGATCATTCTCCG GAGACGTTGAAGGAAATAGTAGCGGCTGTGATAGAGAATCGCCTTTGGTAA
- the LOC108843070 gene encoding serine/threonine-protein kinase BLUS1, giving the protein MESGSEKKFPLNAKDYKLHEEIGDGVSATVYRALCIPLNEVVAIKVLDLEKCNNDLDGIRREVHTMSLINHPNVLQAHCSFTAGHQLWVVMPYMAAGSCLHIIKSSYQDGFEEPVIATLLRETLRALVYLHAHGHIHRDVKAGNILLDSSGAVKLADFGVSACLFDTGDRQRSRNTFVGTPCWMAPEVMQQLHGYDFKADVWSFGITALELAHGHAPFSKYPPMKVLLMTLQNAPPGLDYERDKRFSKAFKEMVGICLVKDPKKRPTSEKLLKHPFFKQARTPDYMAKAILNGLPPLGERYRNIKSKEADLLMQNKSEYEAHLSQQEYIRGISAWNFNLEDLKNQAALISDDDNSHAEEPDCNRKQCERQDESTLSPERASSPETAPSQDNELNDIHDLESSFASFPSKPLQALKGCFDIGEEDEDNATTPDWKYANLMSPGQQLLTKASIGSLADTTKEEDTAAQNSSLPRHVASEQKKYSSGSIIPESTFSPKRTSSDAERDFQQRRYQTERSYSGSLYRTKRDTVDETSEAPHVEHKGRFKVTSADLSPKGSTNSTFTPFGGGSSSPSSLNATTAAILPSVQLILQQNAMQREEILRLVKYVEQTSVKQPGSLETSVNELLQTPPATSRERELQTQVMLLQQSFLSLTEEVKKHKQRNGQLENQLNAFAHRND; this is encoded by the exons atggAGTCGGGATCAGAGAAAAAGTTTCCACTCAATGCAAAAGACTACAAGCTACATGAAGAAATCGGAGATGGTGTCAGTGCCACTGTGTACAGAGCTTTGTGCATACCACTTAACGAGGTTGTTGCTATCAAGGTTCTTGATCTCGAAAAGTGCAACAACGACCTG GATGGGATAAGGAGAGAGGTGCATACAATGAGTCTGATCAACCATCCAAACGTCTTACAAGCTCATTGCTCATTTACCGCTGGGCATCAGCTATGGGTTGTGATGCCATACATGGCTGCAGGTTCCTGTCTCCATATTATAAAGTCTTCTTATCAAGATGGATTTGAGGAGCCTGTTATCGCTACTTTACTCCGTGAGACTCTGAGAGCTCTTGTATATCTTCATGCTCATGGACATATCCATAGGGATGTTAAG GCTGGAAACATATTATTGGACTCCAGTGGTGCCGTTAAGTTAGCAGACTTTGGAGTATCAGCTTGCTTGTTTGATACAGGAGATAGACAACGTTCCAGAAATACATTTGTTGGGACTCCTTGCTG GATGGCTCCTGAAGTCATGCAACAACTACATGGATATGATTTCAA AGCAGATGTTTGGTCATTTGGAATAACGGCACTTGAACTGGCACATGGTCATGCCCCATTCTCCAAGTATCCGCCAATGAAA GTTCTGCTGATGACCCTACAAAATGCACCTCCCGGACTTGACTACGAGAGAGATAAAAGATTTTCAAAA GCCTTCAAAGAAATGGTGGGTATATGCCTAGTCAAGGACCCAAAGAAGCGTCCAACTTCAGAAAAGCTTTTAAAACATCCTTTCTTCAAACAAGCACGCACACCTGATTACATGGCTAAAGCGATTCTTAATGGTCTTCCTCCATTAGGTGAACGCTATAGAAATATAAAG TCAAAGGAAGCTGATCTTCTAATGCAAAACAAGTCTGAATACGAAGCGCACTTATCACAG CAAGAATACATAAGGGGAATAAGCGCTTGGAATTTCAATCTCGAGGACCTAAAGAATCAGGCTGCTCTT ATTTCAGATGATGATAATTCACATGCGGAAGAGCCTGATTGCAACAGAAAGCAATGTGAAAGACAAGATGAATCTACTCTTTCCCCTGAAAGGGCTAGCAGCCCAGAAACAGCTCCCAGTCAGGAT AACGAATTGAACGACATTCATGATTTAGAGAGTTCTTTCGCCTCTTTTCCAAGCAAACCTCTTCAAGCCCTCAA AGGCTGCTTTGATATTGGTGAGGAGGACGAGGACAATGCAACTACTCCTGATTGGAAATATGCAAACCTAATGAGTCCTGGACAACAGCTTTTAACAAAGGCTTCTATTGGATCTCTGGCGGACACCACGAAAGAAGAGGATACCGCAGCACAAAACTCTTCTTTACCACGTCATGTCGCTTCTGAACAAAAGAAATATTCGAGCGGTTCAATTATACCAGAGAGCACTTTCTCTCCAAAAAGAACCTCATCAGATGCTGAGAG GGATTTTCAACAGCGTAGATATCAGACAGAGCGGAGCTACAGCGGATCATTGTATCGCACCAAGAGAGATACTG TGGACGAGACGTCAGAAGCCCCGCATGTGGAGCACAAAGGACGGTTTAAGGTCACTTCCGCAGATTTGAGTCCCAAG GGATCTACAAACTCTACATTCACACCGTTTGGTGGTGGTTCAAGCAGCCCGAGCTCTCTCAATGCAACGACTGCCGCAATCCTCCCATCAGTTCAGTTAATTTTGCAGCAAAACGCCATGCAACgg GAAGAGATTTTGAGACTAGTCAAATACGTAGAGCAAACCTCTG TCAAGCAACCTGGATCACTCGAGACAAGCGTCAATGAGCTATTGCAg ACGCCTCCTGCAACTTCACGGGAGAGAGAACTTCAGACCCAAGTCATGCTACTGCAACAAAG CTTTTTGAGCCTAACTGAAGAAGTAAAGAAACACAAGCAGAGAAATGGGCAG TTAGAGAATCAGTTGAACGCATTCGCACACAGAAACGATTGA
- the LOC108840731 gene encoding uncharacterized protein LOC108840731, which produces MQDISSTVSFSPSFSFYVSGDSNIAEAAVRVVRESQSYYSVKVDGGDEDAEFEFETSPLREESFFHFPTTATTDKEEEDADRVTSKNLFYGGWTVDQSLSSPSESEDLSPSRYYCLWTPNRSPARGDSSKSKSSRRCRIKDFLRRSHSDGAVSTTSEPKRCSFKDLLRRSHSHSDGGGSASSISSSGNGSPVVKGKNKTASHNKLSTSIGEVNTRRKTYLPYRQDLIVVFAGRSRFRQ; this is translated from the coding sequence ATGCAGGATATTTCTTCTACGGTGTCGTTTAGCCCTAGCTTCAGTTTCTACGTCTCAGGTGACAGTAACATCGCGGAAGCCGCCGTTAGAGTTGTCCGTGAGTCGCAGAGCTACTATTCCGTCAAAGTCGACGGCGGCGACGAAGACGCTGAGTTCGAGTTCGAAACGTCGCCATTGCGCGAAGAGAGCTTCTTCCACTTCCCAACGACGGCGACGAcggataaagaagaagaagatgccgaTCGAGTCACATCGAAGAATCTTTTCTACGGTGGATGGACCGTTGATCAATCTCTATCTTCGCCGTCTGAGTCGGAGGATCTCTCCCCGAGCAGATACTACTGTCTATGGACCCCGAACCGATCTCCGGCGAGAGGAGATAGCTCCAAgagtaagtcttctagacgtTGTCGGATCAAGGATTTTCTGAGGAGAAGCCACAGCGACGGAGCCGTTTCGACCACGAGCGAACCGAAACGGTGTAGTTTCAAGGATCTACTGAGAAGAAGCCACAGCCACAGCGACGGCGGGGGAAGTGCGTCTTCGATTTCGTCGAGCGGAAACGGCTCGCCGGTAGTGAAAGGGAAAAATAAAACGGCGTCGCATAATAAGCTATCTACAAGCATCGGGGAAGTGAATACGAGAAGAAAGACTTATTTACCTTACAGGCAGGATTTGATCGTCGTTTTCGCCGGAAGGAGCAGGTTCCGTCAATAA
- the LOC108837226 gene encoding peptidyl-prolyl cis-trans isomerase-like, with protein MVIELFADTNPLTAENFRALCTGEKGIGESGLPLHYKGTVIHGIIPDDDIWFGGDITHGNGLGGESIYGLNHQSTPKSLRATTTTDGEHIVVGRVLDGLDVIATVGKTVGNEFVYPSEPVTIADCGQILPESGGSAVSTTVDYSAFVLDLVSDYSAPVIFKKLLDQLRYAQLKIAKLETAMAKETYAYEMGYSRGNALASVVMARRMMADEDEGEGLVKKKRRK; from the exons ATGGTGATAGAGCTCTTCGCCGACACGAACCCTCTGACCGCGGAGAACTTCCGAGCTCTCTGTACGGGGGAGAAAGGCATAGGTGAGTCTGGTCTACCGCTCCACTACAAGGGAACCGTTATCCACGGTATAATCCCTGATGATGATATTTGGTTCGGAGGGGATATCACTCACGGGAACGGACTTGGAGGCGAATCGATCTACGGCCTGAACCATCAGTCGACCCCCAA GAGTCTCCGGGCTACGACGACGACGGACGGCGAGCACATCGTGGTCGGACGAGTTTTGGATGGGCTTGACGTGATCGCTACCGTTGGGAAAACGGTCGGGAATGAGTTTGTGTATCCTTCCGAGCCCGTGACGATCGCTGACTGCGGTCAGATTCTTCCCGAGTCTGGTGGTTCTGCTGTGTCAACAACGGTAGATTACTCTGCCTTTGTTTTGGACTTGGTTTCAGACTACTCTGCCCCGGTAATTTTTAAGAAGTTGCTGGATCAGTTACGATATGCCCAACTGAAGATCGCCAAATTGGAGACCGCAATGGCAAAGGAGACCTATGCGTATGAAATGGGATATTCCAGAGGCAATGCACTGGCGTCGGTGGTCATGGCACGTCGTATGATGGCAGATGAAGATGAAGGAGAAGGCTTggtcaaaaagaaaagaagaaaatga